One window from the genome of Musa acuminata AAA Group cultivar baxijiao chromosome BXJ1-4, Cavendish_Baxijiao_AAA, whole genome shotgun sequence encodes:
- the LOC135649727 gene encoding polyamine oxidase 1-like, with amino-acid sequence MLPCILVHFCYGLKLYARPLLCHACLLVNLATHPFVYRRGRMVMKKPRIVIVGAGMAGLTAAHRLHAAASGDLFDLCVVEAGHRLGGRILTSVFAGDRVEMGATWIHGIGGSPIHAIAHDIAALAGDREPWERMDGFPSDPLTVAEGGALVDPYVVVDPVTSLYRQLMDSAREGDATVDPKRPGVGPFLRHGLQEYRSSRGGSSGCGEWSLEELEECVFAMHEFMERTCTSADDLNELDLAAESEYRDYPGDQITIAKGYSQIVEHLASALPPGMIRLGRRLRRIEWCSDGDGDGQPVRLHFEGEHSAMAADHVIVTVSLGVLKAGLGKGGGDTSGVKFSPPLPAFKQEAIERLGFGVVDKLFMEIEGDDGGGGFPFLQIAFANEEREGRRRVAGIPRWMRRTASICPIYRGSRVLLAWFAGREALDLEALLDEEIIRGVHATLDAFLPADVTCGGGDKVDRRCNERGAASSPPRIARVKRSGWGRDPLFLGSYSYVAVGSSGADLDLMAEPLPRLCGDPKEKEDRGASPPPPSPPPPLQILFAGEATHRTHYSTTHGAYLSGAREANRLLQHYCYTSAA; translated from the coding sequence ATGTTGCCTTGCATTCTGGTCCATTTTTGTTATGGCCTAAAGTTATATGCTCGGCCGCTTCTCTGTCACGCCTGCCTCCTTGTTAACCTTGCTACACACCCCTTTGTTTACCGACGAGGGAGGATGGTGATGAAGAAGCCCCGCATCGTGATTGTTGGGGCGGGGATGGCGGGCCTCACCGCCGCCCACCGCCTTCACGCCGCCGCCTCCGGTGACCTCTTCGACCTGTGCGTCGTGGAGGCCGGCCACCGCCTCGGCGGCCGCATCCTCACCTCCGTGTTCGCTGGTGACCGCGTCGAGATGGGTGCCACCTGGATCCACGGCATCGGAGGTAGTCCAATCCACGCCATCGCCCACGACATCGCTGCCCTTGCCGGTGACCGTGAACCCTGGGAGCGCATGGACGGCTTCCCCTCGGATCCCCTCACCGTCGCGGAGGGTGGAGCCCTCGTTGACCCCTACGTCGTCGTCGATCCCGTCACCTCCCTCTACCGCCAACTTATGGACTCCGCGAGGGAGGGCGACGCCACCGTGGACCCAAAGAGACCCGGTGTCGGGCCGTTCCTACGCCACGGCCTCCAAGAGTACCGCTCCTCTCGCGGCGGGAGCAGCGGCTGCGGCGAGTGGAGCCTGGAGGAGCTTGAGGAGTGCGTGTTCGCGATGCACGAGTTCATGGAACGGACATGCACCTCGGCCGACGACCTCAATGAACTCGACTTGGCCGCAGAGAGCGAGTACAGAGACTATCCCGGGGACCAGATCACCATAGCCAAAGGGTACTCGCAGATCGTCGAACACCTCGCGTCGGCCCTTCCCCCGGGCATGATCCGCCTCGGTCGGCGTCTCCGGCGCATCGAGTGGTGCTCGGACGGCGATGGGGATGGCCAGCCGGTGAGACTGCACTTCGAGGGGGAGCACTCGGCCATGGCGGCGGACCATGTGATCGTCACGGTCTCGCTGGGGGTGCTCAAGGCCGGACTAGGGAAGGGAGGCGGGGATACGAGCGGCGTGAAGTTCTCACCGCCGCTCCCCGCGTTCAAGCAGGAGGCCATTGAGCGGCTGGGGTTCGGCGTGGTGGATAAGCTATTCATGGAGATCGAGGGCGACGATGGGGGTGGAGGATTCCCATTCCTCCAGATAGCGTTCGCCAACGAGGAAAGGGAGGGGAGAAGGCGCGTGGCGGGGATACCGCGGTGGATGAGGAGGACGGCGTCCATCTGCCCTATCTACCGCGGCTCGCGTGTGCTGCTGGCGTGGTTCGCGGGGAGGGAGGCCCTGGATCTGGAGGCGCTGCTGGACGAGGAGATCATCCGTGGGGTCCACGCCACGCTCGATGCCTTCCTTCCGGCGGATGTCACGTGCGGCGGCGGCGACAAGGTCGATCGGCGATGCAACGAGAGAGGAGCGGCATCGTCGCCCCCGAGGATCGCGAGGGTGAAGCGAAGCGGGTGGGGAAGGGACCCCTTGTTCCTGGGATCCTACAGCTACGTGGCTGTGGGATCGAGCGGGGCCGATCTGGATCTGATGGCAGAGCCGCTGCCACGTCTGTGCGGGGACCCGAAAGAGAAGGAGGACAGGGGCgctagtcctcctcctccctctccccctccccctctaCAGATACTGTTCGCCGGGGAGGCGACGCACCGGACGCACTACTCTACGACGCATGGGGCGTATCTAAGTGGGGCCAGGGAGGCTAATAGGCTGCTCCAACACTATTGCTACACATCAGCAGCCTAG